Proteins from a single region of Budorcas taxicolor isolate Tak-1 chromosome 11, Takin1.1, whole genome shotgun sequence:
- the NQO2 gene encoding ribosyldihydronicotinamide dehydrogenase [quinone] isoform X1, translating into MAGKKVLIVYAHQEPRSLNGSLKDVAVAELSQQGCTVTVSDLYAMDFEPRATGKDITGTLSNPGFFNYGVETHKAYEKRSLSSDIIEEQKKLQEADLVIFQFPLYWFSVPAVLKGWMDRVLCQGFAFDFPGSYDDGFLKGKLAILSLTTGGTASMFSKTGVNGDFRYFLWPLQHGTLHFCGFKVLAPQISFGPEMASEEERKRMVASWAQRLKTVWEEEPIPCSPPWYFGQ; encoded by the exons GTAAGAAAGTGCTCATCGTCTACGCACACCAAGAGCCCAGGTCTTTGAACGGGTCCCTGAAGGACGTGGCGGTGGCtgagctgagccagcagggctgCACCGTCACCGTCTCTGACCTCTATGCCATGGACTTTGAGCCCAGGGCCACAGGGAAGGATATCACTG GCACCCTCTCCAACCCTGGCTTCTTCAACTACGGCGTGGAGACCCACAAGGCTTACGAGAAGCGGTCTCTGAGCAGCGACATCATTGAGGAGCAGAAGAAGCTTCAGGAGGCCGACCTGGTGATATTCCAG TTCCCGCTGTACTGGTTCAGCGTGCCCGCCGTGCTGAAGGGCTGGATGGACAGGGTGCTGTGCCAGGGCTTTGCCTTCGACTTCCCCGGCTCCTACGATGACGGCTTCCTCAAG GGTAAGCTGGCCATCCTGTCCTTAACCACAGGCGGCACGGCCAGCATGTTCTCCAAGACTGGGGTCAACGGAGACTTCCGGTACTTCCTGTGGCCCCTCCAG CACGGCACGCTGCACTTCTGTGGATTTAAAGTCCTTGCCCCTCAGATCAGTTTTGGTCCTGAAATGGCATccgaagaagaaagaaagagaatggtgGCCTCCTGGGCGCAGAGGCTGAAGACCGTCTGGGAGGAGGAGCCCATCCCGTGCTCGCCCCCGTGGTACTTCGGGCAGTGA
- the NQO2 gene encoding ribosyldihydronicotinamide dehydrogenase [quinone] isoform X2 — translation MAGKKVLIVYAHQEPRSLNGSLKDVAVAELSQQGCTVTVSDLYAMDFEPRATGKDITGTLSNPGFFNYGVETHKAYEKRSLSSDIIEEQKKLQEADLVIFQFPLYWFSVPAVLKGWMDRVLCQGFAFDFPGSYDDGFLKAARPACSPRLGSTETSGTSCGPSSTARCTSVDLKSLPLRSVLVLKWHPKKKEREWWPPGRRG, via the exons GTAAGAAAGTGCTCATCGTCTACGCACACCAAGAGCCCAGGTCTTTGAACGGGTCCCTGAAGGACGTGGCGGTGGCtgagctgagccagcagggctgCACCGTCACCGTCTCTGACCTCTATGCCATGGACTTTGAGCCCAGGGCCACAGGGAAGGATATCACTG GCACCCTCTCCAACCCTGGCTTCTTCAACTACGGCGTGGAGACCCACAAGGCTTACGAGAAGCGGTCTCTGAGCAGCGACATCATTGAGGAGCAGAAGAAGCTTCAGGAGGCCGACCTGGTGATATTCCAG TTCCCGCTGTACTGGTTCAGCGTGCCCGCCGTGCTGAAGGGCTGGATGGACAGGGTGCTGTGCCAGGGCTTTGCCTTCGACTTCCCCGGCTCCTACGATGACGGCTTCCTCAAG GCGGCACGGCCAGCATGTTCTCCAAGACTGGGGTCAACGGAGACTTCCGGTACTTCCTGTGGCCCCTCCAG CACGGCACGCTGCACTTCTGTGGATTTAAAGTCCTTGCCCCTCAGATCAGTTTTGGTCCTGAAATGGCATccgaagaagaaagaaagagaatggtgGCCTCCTGGGCGCAGAGGCTGA